ttagtttaattattgAAATGCATATTAAATTACCCTACTTTTCACCGAACGTGGTCTGCACAACAGACGTGAATAAAATGCTGAGAGAAAATATTATATAGCTAGATATTGAACAATATgactacaatattttatataaatcacATCATAACGATTCCgataattttttattaacttcAGATCTCACTCAAATGTTGATAaagttaaaaaattattatgacAAGAgacatttaaaaccttaaaattctTTCAAATCTGCTGTGTTGTTCAGTTCTGAGTATTATTGCCgctatggaaataaataaataaatacaaagttttGCAGACCTTGTTAAAAGTTGTTAGACTTTCTATAAAAACTTACCTGGAGAGAAGTAAAAAGAGGAGAGCCCTGTATTGGACTTACTCCGTCACCTCTGAAGATCAGTCACCAAATCCAAGTGAGCGACTACTGAGAAATTGAGGAACACTTGCCCTAACTCAGAGAGGAGAAAGTGGGAGCAGACGCACAAAGTTTGGCAAAGTCACATGACTGACTACGTCACAAGAAATACGTTTTTTTTGGGTCCTCCTCTACTCAGACGAACACGTTTCTCTTGAAAAGTTTATGAAATTTGTTGAAAATTTTGACAAtcataatatgatataaaatgcataaaatatatattataatataatttcatttctgTGTTGATTGTACATAAGTAATCTGTAAAGCAGTTGGCTATATCAGTTAGTTTTTATGACTATCTAAAAAGAATAGACCATGAAAGGGAAACACATACTCTAAAATGACGTTTAATATTTACTATTAAAAGTtagtaaatattcaaatatatattattataatattatatattatataaatatatatatatatatatatatatatatatatatatatatatatatatatatatatatatatatatatgtgtgtgtgtgtgttatatatatatatatatatatatatatatatatatatatatatatatatatatatatatatatatatatatatatatatatatatataagaatttaaTAGCTTTGTCTCTGGAGCCCCTTCTTTGTAAGAAAACTGATACACAGCCATCATCTACTTATCTCACGTTGTTTATTCTTAGTGCACAAAAAGCAAAAAATTGGTTACACATATTTCGTGTTGGATGCTTTGCGAAAGTAAtactttaaaattatataaaaactacagtacaggagacaaaaaaaaaaataaaataaaaaaatcactggcCTTGTAGTGACAGAAGTTAAGGGTTAGTGAGTGCAACTCAAGAAGATTACAGCGCCATCTAGTGTTCAGTTAGCAGAAGTTACAATCAACATATTTTTCCTTTTGACTGTGTTGTGTTGATTATATTAAAGTTGTTGTATAGAGTTAATTATATTAGGTATGTGCATTTATCATGTTACCACAATGACTTATTGCCTTATGGCTCAGCTTTGCCTCCATCAAGGCTGCCTTTGCTTTGACCATATCTGTTCTGAAAGGCCATGTTTAACTCATTGTGCCTTATTCCATTCACAGAATCAAGTTCTACTGAAAAAGGTGAAGGATATTGAGAATTGCTAGTATACATTGCATTCCTATATTTCTTATTTCTCCCACTTATCCTCTTACAAAGTAAATAGAATATTTCTAGAACATTTAAGGCCAGAGACACACATGCCACCACCAACATGAAGATAATGAAGATGGTTTTCTCTGTGGGTCTAGACACGAAACACTCAGTCTCCACTGTACAAGGCAACCGCTTACAGTTGAACTGACGATCCATGATAAATCCAAACAGATAATACTGTCCAACGATGAAAGCCAcctctaaaattatttttatgaacaGCTGGGTCAAGTAGCTACCCAGCATGCTTCCTTTGATTTCAACCTTGCCTTTTTCGTTTGTATATTTTGGTGACTTCGACATCGGGTTTCTTTTCTGCTCCTCTCTCAGTTTGTTCTCTTGGTGGATGACGTGCACCACGTGGCCCAGATATACCAAAGTTGGAGTGGAAACAAAGATGATCTGCATTACCCAGAAGCGAATATGCGAGATGGGGAACTTCCAGTCATAGCACACGTTCTCACATCCAGGGGTGTTGGTGTTGCACACTAAGTTGGATCGCTCGTCACCCCACACGTTCTCCGCCGCTGCTCCCAGCACCAGGATCCTGAAGATGAAGAGGACGCTCATCCATATCTTGCCGACGACGGTGGAGTGGGACTGTACTTTGTCCAGTAAAGCTGAGAGGAACCCCCAGTCTCCCATGATTGGTTGATCAAGACTTCCCTGAAAGATAAACAGGAGATTTACACTGAATTATCCACAAATAGTTTCAATAAGAAACCATGGTGATCTTAACAATTTGGGGGTCAAAAGAGTGAATTCATGTAGGCCTTTTTTCCCcaactttttattttgtatttatttaagccATGTTATTAGCAAACCAGGTTCTTGTTAAAATCAAGAAGGCAAAAGAATATGGAAATATACCATGGATGTTACAGAATTAAAGAACAATGCAGAACtgatcaaaatgacaaaaacagttCCAGCAATTGGACTGAGATTTTCGTAGACTGCTCACTCACCATTTTTCTATTTTCACTTCTCAAAAAGAACTTGCTCAATATCTTAGCCATTATACAACTTTCATACTCACCAAATATTATGGAGAAAAAAATGCCGTGTCTTGTAAGCTTGAAGTATTCGTTGCCAccctatgaaaaatataaaatcataatcacggtttagaaaaaaaaaatcgaaagtGTCTTGGTTTATTGAGTTAACCTGAAACCTTTGAAGCAAACATTTAAAGATGTTTCTAAAAGGTTTTCTGTACGATTTAATAAAGATAAGATAAAACAACTAAACTAAACTCATTCTATTTAAGATATTTACATTGTTTtatctgtaaaatgtattttaaatatattccatTTCAAACACAACTTCATTTTCTCATTTATTGAAATGTCTAAGACTCTGTGATCTGAAACTGTTGAAGAAAAGTTACTTTTGAGTGACGTTTCTACAATgatttcagtaagatttttaaaaatatatatataaaaaatcattctCCAACAAATTCCAAAATATTCTTACCTGAACAAATGGGTCCGAATGGTAATTTCCCGTAAAGCTACAACAACTAAAGAtcctaaatattattttaatgtatttaaataaatatatttccttattcgGCTCCCTGAGATTTAAAAACGATTCTATAACCAAATTATTTCatcattaaaatgtcaaatatttatcGGTTTCAGTGGCTCTCGGACAAGACTTGACTGTTTCGATCTGTCATCTTCTCTCTGTTCAATCTGATTTACCTATATCTGAAGGGACACTAAACGCTCCACCCATCTAGGATGAAAAAACTAGTTTAAACCAGAATGTTTCActtctttatttttgttcttgttagAACCACTGGTAATTCGTCATGGCATGAGTTTCATCACACTTTCACACATTGGTGAAATTCAGCTAAATCATCAGCTTAGTGTCTGTCGCTAGGTGGAAGCAGCATCTTTATGTGATGGTGGTGTGGTGTAGTGGCTAAACATCAGGGCTGGTAAGGTTGATGGGTTTGAGCCCCATGAGGAACAAAAATCACTGCTGTGACCTTGACAAGacacttaaccactgattttttattttttttttcagagtgacataaaaattttttttgcataaaatgaaAAATCTTGACTGTAAATGAtgcaaacaaaattatatttacctTGATTTTCATTCAAGCTCTTCATTGAAACTGTTGTCTCCTTGGTAAATATGTACACTgactttttattgtaaaaaaaaaaaaaaaaaacaggcaaaaaaaaaaaatagttaaggTAACTTGAAGTTGGTAATcgggaaattatatatttttcacacacacacacacacacacacacacacaattaactctttgttttgatcattatagttttaaataaaatatttcataagaaATGACTGATTTAATGTTTTAGGTAGTTTAGAGAAAATAAATCAAGTCATGAATCTTTAAAAGTAacctttaaagctgcggtagggaacttttgacgctctagcggttaataaacagaactgcttgcgtcttgcggaagaacattgtagccggaactacttctctctgtttatgtctatgaagaatcacaaaggtactgggttactccgccgcggtacccccgaagcaatctaaaatagtcagaatataaacacttattataggtgtaccctagtgattcaggacaagctaaaaacacggtttgggaaatggattcatggtgtactcgcttattatatacattttgaacacaaacaaagttacggaccgcagctctgattggttgttttttaccgggagcggatgcattcctgcaaatggcaataggaccactgggaggagccagaggagctggattttttccacagattatctgtctcatattctactgtcaggacataatgacaggtttaacaaatacgtaaacaatatttttttacaaaagttccctacagcacctttaaataataataataataataagttaacatttgttttaataaaataaaataaaataaaaacaccagcCATATAACTTTGCCTAATTTGATGCAAGCCTTTATAAAATATGAATCCCAACATTTAATGCATGAAATATGAAAACACATTATAATTTTCTGCGTAAAACACTCATTGACCCTGACAACCTCTTTTAAGTAATAACTGATTCAAGTGAAGCCTTGTGTAATCTTCTGGTAAAAAGGAGTTTTATTTCTCAAGGATTGGAATTCTTGTTTAATTTTGTATAATTGTGGGAGAGAGATTTGTGGACAGTCATCCTGGCAATGAACTTTTGGCCTGTCTTGAGTCTCTGAGTAATCTTATAAAACACTGAGACGGCCAGATCTCCTGTCAAACATGACAACAAACATGatacaataaataacaaatatttttattctgaaaaacCGGACTATAGATTTTACCTCACCTCCTCGTTGATCAGAAGAAATATTGTCTCAGGCCCCGACAGAAAGGTTATCTCGCAGTGACAGAACTAAAACTCAAATATGAACTATTAGTGGTGTAGCACAAATGAAAGCAACATCGCACTTGCATTGCATCGATCAATGCCAAGCGAGCTGAAGTAATTGCATGTTCCCGGTCTCTTGTATACAGTGCTTGAAAGTCCAGTGAATCGGTTCATCCTAAAAGGTCCAACTGAAACGTTGTTCTCGCTCTGATTCCAATGAATAAGTTGTTACGAAATGGTCCACTCTTCCATACATCAATTAGAAAAGTCAGATTCATTCTCATGAATTATTAagttataacagttcttctaaaTAAACAGATTTGAAAAAGTCATTCAAGGtcatttttccaaataaaatccCGATAGTCCAC
The sequence above is a segment of the Carassius gibelio isolate Cgi1373 ecotype wild population from Czech Republic chromosome A20, carGib1.2-hapl.c, whole genome shotgun sequence genome. Coding sequences within it:
- the LOC127939050 gene encoding gap junction Cx32.2 protein-like, producing the protein MGDWGFLSALLDKVQSHSTVVGKIWMSVLFIFRILVLGAAAENVWGDERSNLVCNTNTPGCENVCYDWKFPISHIRFWVMQIIFVSTPTLVYLGHVVHVIHQENKLREEQKRNPMSKSPKYTNEKGKVEIKGSMLGSYLTQLFIKIILEVAFIVGQYYLFGFIMDRQFNCKRLPCTVETECFVSRPTEKTIFIIFMLVVACVSLALNVLEIFYLLCKRISGRNKKYRNAMYTSNSQYPSPFSVELDSVNGIRHNELNMAFQNRYGQSKGSLDGGKAEP